In Nocardioides ginsengisegetis, a single window of DNA contains:
- a CDS encoding sulfite exporter TauE/SafE family protein translates to MRKLLVLALVGLLAQLVDGSLGMGYGVTSSTLLLAGGLGPAAASAAVHLSEIGTSLVSGASHHAFGNVDWRTVGILALPGFVGAFLGATLLVRLDAAAAVPVVAALLLALGAYVTWRFLAAPRRLRFNPRPEAWFLAPMGLFAGALDAIGGGGWGPVGTTSLLSSGRLEPRKVVGSVDTAEFVVSIGGSLGFLLGLGSAGVSWAFAGALLVGGVVAAPLAALVVRHLRPRILGVAAGGVIVLTNLKTLADSLGASGITVALLASVVFTLWVLWIAWAVKLEQAVDADATRYLPRGTPVVSRH, encoded by the coding sequence ATGCGCAAGCTGCTGGTCCTCGCGCTCGTCGGCCTGCTTGCGCAGCTGGTCGACGGCTCCCTCGGCATGGGGTACGGCGTCACCTCCTCGACGCTGCTCCTTGCCGGGGGGCTCGGTCCGGCCGCCGCCTCCGCGGCCGTGCACCTCTCCGAGATCGGGACGTCCCTGGTCTCCGGCGCCTCCCACCACGCCTTCGGCAACGTCGACTGGCGCACGGTCGGGATCCTCGCCCTGCCCGGCTTCGTCGGCGCCTTCCTCGGTGCGACGCTGCTGGTGCGCCTCGACGCTGCGGCCGCCGTGCCGGTGGTGGCGGCGCTCCTCCTCGCGCTGGGCGCCTACGTGACCTGGCGCTTCCTGGCCGCGCCCCGGCGCCTGCGGTTCAACCCGCGGCCCGAGGCCTGGTTCCTGGCCCCGATGGGGCTGTTCGCCGGTGCCCTCGACGCGATCGGCGGTGGCGGCTGGGGGCCGGTCGGCACCACCTCCCTGCTCTCCTCGGGACGGCTCGAGCCCCGCAAGGTGGTCGGCTCGGTCGACACCGCGGAGTTCGTCGTCTCGATCGGGGGGTCGCTCGGCTTCCTGCTCGGGCTGGGCAGTGCCGGTGTCAGCTGGGCATTCGCGGGCGCGCTGCTCGTCGGTGGCGTGGTGGCGGCTCCGCTGGCGGCGCTCGTCGTACGCCACCTCCGCCCGCGCATCCTCGGTGTCGCCGCCGGCGGGGTCATCGTGCTGACCAACCTCAAGACCCTCGCCGACTCCCTCGGCGCCTCGGGGATCACCGTGGCGTTGCTGGCGTCGGTCGTCTTCACGCTGTGGGTGCTGTGGATCGCCTGGGCCGTCAAGCTTGAGCAGGCCGTCGACGCCGACGCCACCCGCTACCTCCCGCGTGGGACTCCGGTCGTGAGCCGGCACTGA
- a CDS encoding RrF2 family transcriptional regulator, translated as MRVSAKSDYALRALIEMATRVDGRAVSAEELGRLQEIPHGFLQAILADLRRAGIVMSQRGQSGGWRMGRGPETVSVADVIRAVDGPLVSVYGLRPEAVSYNESAEVLQHVWIAARRSLRDVFEQVSIQQLADGKLPKAVTSRTADEDAWQPH; from the coding sequence ATGCGAGTTTCCGCCAAGTCCGACTACGCCCTGCGTGCCCTGATCGAGATGGCGACGCGAGTGGACGGGCGGGCGGTCAGCGCCGAGGAGCTCGGCCGGCTCCAGGAGATCCCGCACGGCTTCCTCCAGGCGATCCTCGCTGACCTGCGCCGCGCCGGCATCGTGATGTCGCAGCGCGGTCAGTCGGGCGGCTGGCGCATGGGCCGGGGCCCCGAGACGGTGTCGGTCGCCGACGTGATCCGCGCCGTCGACGGCCCGCTGGTCTCCGTCTACGGCCTGCGCCCCGAGGCGGTCAGCTACAACGAGTCCGCCGAGGTGCTCCAGCACGTCTGGATCGCCGCGCGACGCTCGCTGCGCGACGTCTTCGAGCAGGTCTCGATCCAGCAGCTCGCCGACGGCAAGCTGCCCAAGGCGGTCACGTCGCGGACCGCCGACGAGGACGCCTGGCAGCCGCACTGA
- a CDS encoding nuclear transport factor 2 family protein has product MTTSDAITWNAPDGDHPARRASQRSYAAVARGDLAAWLTVYAEDAVLEDPVGPSMFDPEGKGHHGHEGITAFWNAAIAPVGTFHFTIHDSHANGDTCANVGTITTTFPDGGRVDTDLVMVYTVHDDGRVASMRAFWEPERAMATYRKE; this is encoded by the coding sequence ATGACGACGTCCGACGCCATCACCTGGAACGCCCCCGACGGCGACCACCCCGCCCGGCGCGCCTCGCAGCGCTCCTACGCCGCGGTCGCCCGGGGAGACCTGGCCGCGTGGCTGACGGTCTATGCCGAGGACGCGGTGCTCGAGGACCCGGTCGGCCCGTCGATGTTCGACCCGGAGGGCAAGGGCCACCACGGGCACGAGGGGATCACGGCGTTCTGGAACGCCGCCATCGCCCCGGTCGGGACCTTCCACTTCACGATCCACGACTCCCACGCCAACGGCGACACCTGCGCCAACGTCGGCACCATCACCACGACCTTCCCCGACGGCGGCCGCGTGGACACCGACCTGGTCATGGTCTACACCGTCCACGACGACGGCCGGGTCGCCTCGATGCGGGCGTTCTGGGAGCCCGAGCGCGCGATGGCGACCTACCGGAAGGAGTAG
- a CDS encoding SigE family RNA polymerase sigma factor gives MSTGHLGEFEEFARARTPQLHRSAWLLCGDRHLAEDLVQETLAKVYVRWHRKLGARIDNPAAYAQTTLVRTFLSARRRRSSGELPWAELPEHAGPDESADSDLRLALQRALAGLAPLDRAVLVLRYLEDLSVGEVAERLGVSPGAVRNRSMRALERVRPLLDESLSVTRKDPA, from the coding sequence TTGAGTACAGGACATCTCGGGGAATTCGAGGAGTTCGCGCGAGCGCGGACCCCTCAGCTCCACCGCAGCGCGTGGCTGCTGTGTGGGGACCGGCACCTGGCCGAGGACCTCGTGCAGGAGACGCTGGCGAAGGTCTACGTCCGGTGGCACCGCAAGCTCGGTGCGCGGATCGACAACCCCGCGGCGTACGCCCAGACCACGCTCGTGCGGACCTTCCTGAGCGCGCGGCGACGCCGGAGCAGCGGTGAGCTGCCCTGGGCCGAGCTGCCCGAGCACGCGGGTCCTGACGAGTCCGCCGACAGCGACCTCCGGCTCGCCCTCCAGCGTGCGCTGGCCGGGTTGGCCCCGCTGGACCGTGCGGTGCTGGTGCTGCGCTACCTCGAGGACCTCAGTGTCGGCGAGGTCGCGGAGCGGCTCGGGGTCTCCCCGGGCGCGGTGCGCAACCGCAGCATGCGGGCGCTGGAGCGAGTCCGTCCTCTGCTCGACGAGTCACTCTCCGTCACCCGGAAGGACCCAGCATGA
- a CDS encoding TIGR02453 family protein, translated as MTAEPAPFEGFPTAALDFYDDLEVDNTKSFWEKHKHVYAESVKAPMTALCAALEPEFGPAKVFRPFRDVRFAKDKTPYKTAQGAFVGAGPATGWYVELSARGLRVGAGFYEASGPRLAAIREAMADDKSGPVLERLVARYAADGWEVGGEQLKTAPRGYDADHPRIDLLRRKQLFVGRPYGFENLDDPAVADRVREDWRTLRPLVEWVAEHAVE; from the coding sequence GTGACTGCCGAGCCGGCCCCCTTCGAGGGCTTCCCCACCGCCGCACTCGACTTCTACGACGACCTCGAGGTCGACAACACCAAGTCGTTCTGGGAGAAGCACAAGCACGTCTACGCCGAGTCGGTGAAGGCGCCGATGACCGCCCTCTGCGCCGCCCTCGAGCCGGAGTTCGGTCCCGCGAAGGTGTTCCGCCCCTTCCGCGACGTCCGCTTCGCCAAGGACAAGACGCCCTACAAGACCGCCCAGGGCGCGTTCGTCGGCGCCGGCCCGGCGACCGGCTGGTACGTCGAGCTGTCGGCCCGCGGCCTGCGCGTCGGCGCCGGCTTCTACGAGGCCTCCGGCCCGCGCCTGGCCGCCATCCGTGAGGCGATGGCCGACGACAAGTCCGGACCCGTCCTCGAGAGGCTCGTCGCCCGGTACGCCGCCGACGGCTGGGAGGTCGGCGGTGAGCAGCTCAAGACCGCACCCCGCGGCTACGACGCCGACCACCCGCGCATCGACCTTCTGCGCCGCAAGCAGCTCTTCGTCGGCCGCCCCTACGGCTTCGAGAACCTCGACGACCCGGCCGTCGCCGACCGGGTCCGGGAGGACTGGCGCACCCTGCGCCCCCTCGTCGAGTGGGTCGCAGAGCACGCCGTCGAGTGA
- a CDS encoding C39 family peptidase, which translates to MPRPRTIAIGAFAVLLAATPFIPRGGGDEGALRPSGKQQYAALPGEATGYGPLTADLRAEVDRVVAQGRTLGRITGKTTTDALVRGLVRCADFQGQTYCLHSGWTESSPATVQARMAVAARTIAARPAGGSTTGDLDVLATLDRAAALSPSARAVAERQELTQAARSVAKVWLLRHEIEGVPLPAGFLAQHPEARADAPVAAKGASSSPSPSKSPSPTASPSPSKPQPKTQKDYPARRVILDTKQTAEQTRTYWCGPTSMQMITWGWKGVDKGQAYWADQLNTTSGGTAISDMVRVVNNSTGWDRKDHAGPYVVLDIGDWTFNQWMLLTMRHIVDYHAPLVLHPILLKKYYPYLDDDASGHFQVGRGYDKKGDKPTLISYFEPWNQQRFDPSEPYINRVQWRTAYKSYRANKAHFQHNIGV; encoded by the coding sequence ATGCCCCGCCCCCGCACGATCGCGATCGGCGCGTTCGCCGTCCTGCTCGCCGCCACCCCCTTCATCCCGCGCGGCGGGGGTGACGAGGGCGCGCTGCGCCCCTCCGGGAAGCAGCAGTACGCCGCCCTGCCGGGCGAGGCGACCGGCTACGGCCCGCTGACCGCGGACCTGCGCGCCGAGGTGGACCGCGTCGTCGCCCAGGGCCGGACCCTGGGCCGCATCACCGGCAAGACCACCACCGACGCACTCGTGCGCGGGCTGGTGCGCTGCGCCGACTTCCAGGGCCAGACCTACTGCCTGCACTCGGGCTGGACCGAGAGCAGCCCGGCCACCGTGCAGGCCCGGATGGCCGTCGCGGCCCGCACCATCGCCGCCCGGCCCGCCGGGGGCTCCACCACCGGCGACCTGGACGTGCTGGCCACCCTGGACCGGGCCGCGGCGCTGTCGCCGTCCGCGCGGGCCGTCGCCGAGCGGCAGGAGCTCACCCAGGCCGCCCGTTCAGTGGCCAAGGTGTGGTTGCTCCGCCACGAGATCGAGGGCGTCCCGCTGCCCGCCGGCTTCCTGGCCCAGCACCCCGAGGCCCGCGCCGACGCGCCGGTCGCGGCGAAGGGCGCGTCGTCCTCGCCCAGCCCGAGCAAGTCACCGAGCCCCACCGCGAGCCCCAGCCCCTCGAAGCCGCAGCCCAAGACCCAGAAGGACTACCCCGCGCGCCGGGTCATCCTCGACACCAAGCAGACGGCCGAGCAGACCCGCACCTACTGGTGCGGCCCGACGTCGATGCAGATGATCACCTGGGGCTGGAAGGGCGTCGACAAGGGCCAGGCCTACTGGGCCGACCAGCTCAACACCACCAGCGGCGGCACCGCCATCAGCGACATGGTCCGCGTGGTCAACAACAGCACCGGCTGGGACCGCAAGGACCACGCCGGCCCCTACGTCGTGCTCGACATCGGCGACTGGACCTTCAACCAGTGGATGCTGTTGACCATGCGCCACATCGTCGACTACCACGCCCCGCTCGTGCTCCACCCGATCCTGCTGAAGAAGTACTACCCCTACCTCGACGACGACGCCTCCGGGCACTTCCAGGTGGGCCGCGGCTATGACAAGAAGGGCGACAAGCCCACGCTGATCAGCTACTTCGAGCCGTGGAACCAGCAGCGCTTCGACCCCTCCGAGCCCTACATCAACCGCGTCCAGTGGCGGACGGCGTACAAGAGCTACCGCGCCAACAAGGCCCACTTCCAGCACAACATCGGGGTCTGA
- a CDS encoding SGNH/GDSL hydrolase family protein: MSTAPSFHRYVALGDSFTEGVGDPDPTRPNGLRGWADRVAEVLAGRTDDFGYANLAIRGRKLDGILAEQLEPALALEPDLVTIYAGANDILRPRVDIDGLVDRYDVALGRLAATGARVLVWTAFDPGGSAIYRPMRGRFALYNELVRAAADRHGADIVDFWRLREYRDWRYWDADRMHMGPAGHQRMATEVLDVLGLEHALEAHPLAEVVVPPRGEQLREHVTWVRESAAPWVHRRLTGRSSGDRVSPRYPVLGRPTLD; encoded by the coding sequence ATGTCGACCGCTCCCTCGTTTCACCGCTACGTCGCCCTCGGCGACTCCTTCACCGAGGGCGTCGGTGACCCCGACCCGACGCGGCCCAACGGCCTGCGTGGCTGGGCCGACCGGGTGGCCGAGGTGCTCGCCGGACGGACGGACGACTTCGGCTACGCCAACCTCGCGATCCGGGGCCGCAAGCTGGACGGGATCCTGGCCGAGCAGCTCGAGCCGGCCCTCGCCCTCGAGCCGGACCTGGTCACGATCTACGCCGGCGCCAACGACATCCTCCGGCCGCGGGTCGACATCGACGGGCTGGTCGACCGCTACGACGTCGCCCTCGGCCGGCTGGCCGCGACCGGCGCGCGGGTGCTCGTGTGGACCGCCTTCGACCCGGGCGGCTCGGCGATCTACCGGCCGATGCGCGGCCGGTTCGCGCTCTACAACGAGCTCGTCCGCGCCGCCGCCGACCGGCACGGCGCCGACATCGTCGACTTCTGGCGGCTGCGCGAGTACCGCGACTGGCGCTACTGGGACGCCGACCGCATGCACATGGGCCCGGCCGGCCACCAGCGGATGGCGACGGAGGTGCTCGACGTCCTCGGCCTCGAGCACGCCCTCGAGGCGCACCCGCTCGCGGAGGTCGTCGTACCGCCCCGCGGCGAGCAGCTGCGCGAGCACGTGACCTGGGTCCGCGAGTCGGCCGCACCCTGGGTGCACCGCCGCCTCACCGGGCGCTCCTCGGGCGACCGGGTCAGCCCGCGCTACCCCGTCCTGGGCCGTCCCACCCTCGACTGA
- the dcd gene encoding dCTP deaminase, translated as MLLSDRDILAQIDAGRIAMDPWEPDMLQPSSIDVRLDRFFRVFENHRYPHIDPAVDQSDLTREVEPEGDEPFILHPGEFVLGSTYEVVTLPADIAARVEGKSSLGRLGLLTHATAGFVDPGFSGHVTLELANVATLPIKLYPGMKIGQFCFFQLTSPSEHPYGSAKYGSRYQGQRGPTPSRSFQNFHRTTI; from the coding sequence GTGCTGCTGTCAGACCGCGACATCCTGGCCCAGATCGACGCCGGACGGATCGCGATGGACCCGTGGGAACCCGACATGCTGCAGCCGTCGTCGATCGACGTCCGGCTCGACCGGTTCTTCCGCGTCTTCGAGAACCACCGCTACCCGCACATCGACCCCGCGGTCGACCAGTCCGACCTGACGCGCGAGGTCGAGCCGGAGGGTGACGAGCCGTTCATCCTGCACCCGGGCGAGTTCGTGCTGGGATCGACGTACGAGGTCGTGACGCTGCCCGCCGACATCGCCGCCCGGGTCGAGGGCAAGTCGTCACTGGGGCGCCTCGGCCTGCTCACCCACGCCACCGCCGGCTTCGTGGACCCCGGCTTCTCCGGCCACGTGACGCTCGAGCTGGCCAACGTGGCGACGCTGCCGATCAAGCTCTACCCGGGGATGAAGATCGGCCAGTTCTGCTTCTTCCAGCTCACCTCGCCGAGCGAGCACCCCTACGGCTCGGCGAAGTACGGCTCGCGCTACCAGGGCCAGCGTGGCCCGACGCCGTCGCGCTCGTTCCAGAACTTCCACCGCACCACCATCTGA
- a CDS encoding DUF4097 family beta strand repeat-containing protein, translated as MPEHHFETLRPTALYVEVGKGTVTITATDTTETLVSVTGRDADSVEVRQDGDEISVVAPHQRTGFLSGDARIDVRVTLPTDSDLAVKTGSADITVEGRVGTARVKSGSGEVQLDTLGGPATVETGSGDVRVSEALGELRAKSGSGEISVGHATSAVSVSTGSGDVEIGTANGPAVVKTGSGDLKIVDAQDDVTLTSGSGDLLVGTAHRGRFTAKGASSDVHVGIPAGVPVWTDISTISGSIRSNLRGAGEPAEGADHVEVRAKTVSGDIVLTEV; from the coding sequence ATGCCCGAGCACCACTTCGAGACCCTCCGCCCCACCGCCCTGTACGTCGAGGTCGGCAAGGGCACCGTGACGATCACCGCGACCGACACCACCGAGACCCTCGTCTCCGTCACCGGACGCGACGCCGACTCCGTCGAGGTCCGTCAGGACGGCGACGAGATCAGCGTCGTCGCCCCGCACCAGCGCACCGGCTTCCTGAGCGGCGACGCCCGGATCGACGTACGCGTCACGCTGCCCACCGACAGCGACCTGGCCGTCAAGACCGGGAGCGCGGACATCACCGTCGAGGGCCGGGTCGGCACCGCCCGGGTCAAGAGCGGCTCCGGCGAGGTGCAGCTCGACACCCTCGGTGGCCCCGCCACGGTCGAGACCGGCTCCGGCGACGTCCGTGTCTCCGAGGCGCTCGGCGAGCTGCGGGCCAAGAGCGGCTCCGGCGAGATCAGCGTCGGCCACGCCACGTCCGCCGTGTCGGTATCGACCGGCTCCGGCGACGTCGAGATCGGCACCGCCAACGGCCCGGCCGTCGTGAAGACCGGGTCCGGCGACCTCAAGATCGTCGACGCCCAGGACGACGTCACCCTCACCAGCGGCAGCGGCGACCTCCTGGTCGGCACCGCCCACCGGGGCCGCTTCACCGCCAAGGGCGCCTCCAGCGACGTCCACGTCGGCATCCCGGCCGGCGTCCCCGTCTGGACCGACATCTCCACCATCTCGGGGTCGATCCGCAGCAACCTGCGCGGGGCCGGGGAGCCCGCCGAGGGCGCCGACCACGTCGAGGTCCGCGCCAAGACCGTCAGCGGCGACATCGTCCTGACCGAGGTCTGA
- a CDS encoding pilus assembly protein HicB: MDITPYIDSLRRDLVAAAEAAGPETRQAAERLTFALDPSARLALMEAVSQAAAEITAEMPSGGVDVRLNGRELDFVVQSAPLATPAPPAPPAPPSAEEMEEEGGVARITLRMPESVKTKAEELAARSGHSLNTWLVNVVRAATREGAINVDIDLSSIPFFGGGNDPFSGKNRGNRRMTGWI, from the coding sequence ATGGACATCACGCCGTACATCGACAGCCTCCGCCGGGACCTCGTCGCCGCCGCAGAGGCCGCCGGCCCGGAGACCCGCCAGGCCGCCGAGCGCCTCACCTTCGCCCTCGACCCGTCGGCCCGGCTGGCCCTGATGGAGGCCGTCTCCCAGGCGGCGGCCGAGATCACGGCCGAGATGCCGAGCGGCGGCGTCGACGTGCGGCTCAACGGCCGGGAGCTCGACTTCGTCGTGCAGAGCGCGCCGCTGGCCACCCCCGCCCCGCCGGCCCCGCCGGCGCCCCCCTCCGCCGAGGAGATGGAGGAGGAGGGCGGCGTCGCCCGGATCACCCTCCGGATGCCCGAGTCGGTCAAGACCAAGGCGGAGGAGCTCGCGGCCCGGTCCGGCCACTCCCTCAACACCTGGCTGGTCAACGTCGTCCGGGCCGCCACCCGCGAGGGCGCGATCAACGTCGACATCGACCTCTCGAGCATCCCGTTCTTCGGCGGCGGCAACGACCCGTTCTCCGGCAAGAACCGCGGCAACCGCCGCATGACCGGCTGGATCTGA
- a CDS encoding sodium:solute symporter family protein has protein sequence MAFSGITALASDTLIDASPVDYLIVFIYFAFVLAIGWMASRRVSDSLDFFLSGRSLPAWVTGLAFISANLGAVEIMGMSANGAEFGLPTVHYFWIGAIPAMLFLGVVMMPFYYGSKVRSVPEFMLRRFGPGAHLVNSISFAVAQLLIAGVNLYLLGSIVHALLGWPLPVALLVAALIVLSYITLGGLKAAIYNEVLQFFVIVASLAPLTFIGLHKVGGWSGLMDKVAPEKGGATVDQQLNSWPGQALSGFDSPVISVIGIVFGLGFVLSFGYWTTNFVEVQRAMASDSISSARKTPVIGAFPKMFVPFITIVPGMIAAVLVSEMAKLKAGGTVPGGSSGDGVTYNDALLFLMRDVLPNGLLGLAITGLLAAFMAGMAANISAFNTVFSYDLWGDYVVKGREDGYYLRIGRYATVAATVVAIFTASLAASFSNIMTYLQTLFGFFNAPLFATFILGMFWKRMTSTAGWVGLVSGTLSAVAIAFLSEDAFGSASTGVIPVSGQGAAFLAASTAFVVDVALSIAVSMVTQPKPASELVGLVYSETPVEQRTDEHEASYPWFRRTVPLAGLALGMVIVLNALF, from the coding sequence ATGGCTTTCTCGGGCATCACGGCACTCGCGAGCGACACGCTCATCGATGCGAGTCCCGTCGACTACCTCATCGTCTTCATCTACTTCGCGTTCGTGCTCGCCATCGGCTGGATGGCCAGTCGCCGCGTCTCGGACTCCCTCGACTTCTTCCTGTCGGGGCGCTCGCTGCCCGCCTGGGTGACCGGCCTGGCCTTCATCTCCGCCAACCTCGGCGCGGTCGAGATCATGGGCATGTCGGCCAACGGCGCGGAGTTCGGCCTGCCCACGGTCCACTACTTCTGGATCGGCGCGATCCCGGCGATGCTGTTCCTCGGCGTCGTGATGATGCCGTTCTACTACGGCTCGAAGGTCCGGTCGGTGCCGGAGTTCATGCTCCGCCGGTTCGGCCCGGGTGCCCACCTGGTCAACTCGATCTCGTTCGCCGTGGCGCAGCTGCTGATCGCGGGCGTGAACCTCTACCTGCTCGGCAGCATCGTGCACGCCCTGCTCGGCTGGCCGCTCCCGGTCGCCCTGCTGGTCGCGGCGCTGATCGTGCTCTCCTACATCACCCTCGGCGGCCTCAAGGCCGCGATCTACAACGAGGTGCTCCAGTTCTTCGTCATCGTCGCCTCGCTGGCGCCGCTGACGTTCATCGGCCTGCACAAGGTCGGCGGCTGGAGCGGGCTCATGGACAAGGTGGCCCCCGAGAAGGGTGGCGCCACCGTCGACCAGCAGCTCAACTCCTGGCCCGGCCAGGCCCTGTCCGGCTTCGACTCCCCGGTCATCTCGGTGATCGGCATCGTCTTCGGCCTGGGCTTCGTGCTGTCCTTCGGCTACTGGACGACCAACTTCGTCGAGGTCCAGCGCGCGATGGCCTCCGACTCGATCTCCTCGGCCCGCAAGACCCCGGTGATCGGCGCCTTCCCGAAGATGTTCGTCCCGTTCATCACGATCGTGCCCGGCATGATCGCGGCCGTCCTGGTCTCGGAGATGGCCAAGCTCAAGGCCGGCGGCACGGTCCCCGGCGGGTCCTCCGGGGACGGCGTCACCTACAACGACGCGCTGCTCTTCCTGATGCGCGACGTGCTGCCCAACGGTCTCCTCGGCCTGGCGATCACCGGCCTGCTGGCGGCCTTCATGGCCGGCATGGCGGCCAACATCTCGGCGTTCAACACGGTCTTCAGCTACGACCTGTGGGGCGACTACGTCGTCAAGGGCCGCGAGGACGGCTACTACCTGCGGATCGGTCGCTACGCGACCGTGGCGGCGACGGTGGTCGCGATCTTCACGGCCTCGCTGGCCGCGAGCTTCTCCAACATCATGACCTACCTCCAGACGCTGTTCGGGTTCTTCAACGCCCCGCTCTTCGCGACGTTCATCCTCGGCATGTTCTGGAAGCGGATGACCTCCACGGCCGGCTGGGTCGGGCTCGTGTCCGGCACGCTGTCGGCGGTGGCGATCGCCTTCCTGTCCGAGGACGCCTTCGGGTCGGCGTCGACCGGCGTGATCCCCGTGAGCGGCCAGGGCGCGGCGTTCCTCGCCGCCTCGACCGCCTTCGTCGTCGACGTGGCGCTCAGCATCGCGGTCTCGATGGTGACCCAGCCCAAGCCCGCCTCCGAGCTGGTCGGCCTGGTCTACTCCGAGACCCCGGTCGAGCAGCGCACGGACGAGCACGAGGCGTCGTACCCGTGGTTCCGTCGCACCGTCCCGCTCGCCGGCCTCGCCCTCGGCATGGTCATCGTCCTGAACGCCCTGTTCTGA
- a CDS encoding PASTA domain-containing protein: MDVQTYVDARHAMLVRTAVLMGRSNARAHALVADALDHSARQVARLDDPDPVVLQALVGRVRADREVDPGDAAVVDTLDAYRIVSDESLAAREAVAALPAGLRDAAVLLYFARLRARDAAAALSVRSREVPGLARGVLGALPAADSDEAAQVLGLAGETIAVDPPRPVAAAPARRLRGVVVAAAALAVVAGLTALLQPDGAPARSLPPDPPEKLGADQVPSVFALSTDEAESMLEARGLRVRLADSPACEPADRVLGTDPTTGTVVERDDVVTLLTASPSGPACEVHFGERTRAWEFLDFAAGRATAQPGFAPTVRVFLDGAPVTRLRDQEVLFRRPVWAAVLDRVTAATRRVELDGRGYAVPQLTVTTGVPPANACGVRRPEVVGRRPALELALVMATEAGGCPFSVDLYTRGGAIDAVVVRSPAPQGARDVAHP; the protein is encoded by the coding sequence ATGGACGTCCAGACGTACGTCGACGCTCGGCACGCGATGCTCGTGCGCACCGCCGTGCTGATGGGCCGCTCCAACGCCCGCGCGCACGCCCTCGTGGCCGACGCCCTCGACCACAGCGCCCGCCAGGTCGCGCGTCTCGACGACCCCGACCCGGTGGTGCTGCAGGCCCTCGTCGGCCGGGTCCGCGCCGACCGGGAGGTCGACCCGGGCGACGCCGCGGTCGTGGACACCCTCGACGCCTACCGGATCGTCTCGGACGAGTCGCTCGCGGCACGCGAGGCGGTGGCCGCACTCCCGGCCGGTCTGCGCGACGCAGCGGTCCTCCTCTACTTCGCGCGGCTCCGGGCGCGTGACGCTGCGGCCGCGCTGTCCGTGCGCTCTCGCGAGGTGCCGGGCCTGGCCCGCGGCGTCCTGGGCGCCCTGCCCGCGGCCGACAGCGACGAGGCCGCCCAGGTGCTCGGCCTCGCCGGCGAGACCATCGCGGTCGACCCCCCACGACCCGTGGCCGCCGCGCCGGCGCGACGTCTCCGCGGCGTGGTCGTCGCGGCGGCTGCACTCGCGGTGGTAGCCGGGCTCACGGCGCTGCTCCAGCCGGACGGTGCCCCGGCCAGGTCACTGCCGCCCGACCCGCCGGAGAAGCTGGGCGCCGACCAGGTCCCCTCGGTGTTCGCCCTGTCGACCGACGAGGCGGAGTCGATGCTCGAGGCACGGGGGCTCAGGGTGCGGCTCGCCGACTCCCCCGCCTGCGAGCCGGCCGACCGGGTCCTCGGCACCGACCCGACGACCGGCACCGTCGTCGAGCGCGACGACGTGGTGACCCTGTTGACCGCGTCCCCCTCGGGCCCCGCGTGCGAGGTCCACTTCGGCGAGCGCACCCGGGCCTGGGAGTTCCTCGACTTCGCCGCCGGACGGGCCACCGCCCAGCCGGGCTTCGCCCCGACGGTCCGCGTCTTCCTCGACGGCGCGCCGGTCACGCGTCTGCGCGACCAGGAGGTCCTGTTCCGCCGGCCCGTGTGGGCAGCCGTCCTCGACCGGGTCACGGCCGCGACCCGACGGGTGGAGCTGGACGGCCGCGGCTACGCCGTGCCCCAGCTCACCGTGACGACCGGCGTCCCGCCGGCGAATGCGTGCGGGGTGCGACGGCCGGAGGTGGTGGGCCGACGACCCGCACTCGAGCTCGCCCTGGTGATGGCGACCGAGGCCGGGGGCTGCCCGTTCTCCGTCGACCTCTACACGCGCGGGGGCGCGATCGACGCGGTCGTCGTACGCAGCCCGGCGCCGCAGGGCGCGCGGGACGTCGCCCACCCCTGA